The Musa acuminata AAA Group cultivar baxijiao chromosome BXJ1-3, Cavendish_Baxijiao_AAA, whole genome shotgun sequence genome window below encodes:
- the LOC135618668 gene encoding uncharacterized protein LOC135618668, with protein MASGQDLLRRPYADEEDPAIRHRAIPDDAAPPTSGEKTRPARSKRVASLDVFRGLTVALMILVDGAGGEWPVIGHAPWNGCNLADFVMPFFLFIVGMAIPLSLKRIPSRARALRRVMVRTLKLLFWGIILQGGYSHAPDKLTYGVDMKQIRWCGILQRIALAYMVVAVLEILTKDTKFEDQSTTSCSLFKLYCWQWLFGACVLAIYFAVIYGTYVPDWEFTVHDSDSQDYGKGFKVICGTRGSLDPPCNAVGYVDRQVLGINHMYRGPAWKRSKACTYGSPHAGPLRNDAPAWCQSPFEPEGIVSSISAILSTIIGVHFGHVLVHMKSHLNRLKQWISIGISLLVFGIILHFTHAIPLNKQLYSFSYVCVTAGAAAIVFSIFYFLVDILGLRNLFRPLEWIGMNAMLVFVMAAEGIFEGFLNGWYYESTNNTLVYWIQKHIFIQVWQSRRVGILLYVVFAQILFWGLVAGILHRLGIYWKL; from the exons ATGGCGAGCGGCCAAGACCTCCTCCGCCGACCCTACGCCGACGAGGAGGACCCGGCCATCCGCCACCGCGCAATCCCCGACGACGCCGCTCCGCCGACCAGCGGAGAGAAGACCCGCCCGGCCCGGTCGAAGCGCGTCGCGTCGCTCGACGTCTTCCGCGGcctcactgtagcg TTGATGATCCTGGTGGACGGAGCCGGTGGCGAATGGCCGGTGATCGGACACGCGCCGTGGAATGGGTGCAACCTCGCCGACTTCGTGAtgcccttcttcctcttcatcgTTGGGATGGCCATCCCTCTTTCCCTCAAG AGGATCCCGAGCCGGGCGCGGGCTTTGAGGAGAGTGATGGTTCGGACGCTCAAACTGCTGTTTTGGGGCATCATCTTGCAAG GTGGATATTCTCATGCTCCTGACAAGCTCACTTATGGAGTTGACATGAAACAAATTAGATGGTGTGGTATCCTCCAG CGAATAGCTCTTGCATATATGGTAGTAGCAGTCCTCGAAATTTTGACTAAGGATACCAAATTTGAGGATCAGTCAACTACAAGTTGTTCTCTATTTAAGTTGTACTGCTGGCAATG GTTATTTGGCGCATGTGTTCTTGCGATCTACTTCGCAGTAATTTATGGGACATATGTTCCTGACTGGGAATTTACAGTGCATGATAGTGATAGCCAAGATTATGGAAAGGGCTTCAAG GTAATTTGTGGTACCAGAGGAAGCTTGGACCCTCCTTGCAATGCTGTAGGTTATGTTGATCGACAAGTACTGGGGATCAACCATATGTATCGCGGACCGGCTTGGAAAAGATCCAAG GCTTGCACTTATGGTTCACCCCATGCGGGACCTTTACGAAATGATGCTCCAGCATGGTGCCAATCACCATTTGAACCCGAAGGGATTGTGAG CTCAATCTCTGCCATTCTGTCCACTATCATTGGAGTACACTTCGGCCATGTGCTTGTGCATATGAAG AGTCATCTTAATAGACTAAAACAGTGGATTTCAATTGGAATATCTCTCCTTGTGTTTGGAATTATTTTGCATTTTACACATG CAATTCCACTGAACAAGCAGCTCTATAGTTTCAGCTATGTTTGTGTCACAGCTGGGGCAGCAGCAATTGTTTTCTCCATCTTCTATTTTCTG GTTGATATTTTGGGTCTGCGTAATTTATTTCGACCATTGGAATGGATTGGGATGAATGCAATGCTTGTCTTTGTAATGGCTGCAGAGGGCATATTTGAAGGATTTCTCAATGGGTGGTACTATGAGAGCACTAATAACACATTG GTTTATTGGATTCAAAAGCACATTTTCATCCAAGTGTGGCaatcaagaagagtgggtattcttCTTTATGTTGTATTTGCTCAGATCTTGTTTTGGGGGCTAGTAGCGGGTATTTTGCATCGGTTGGGCATCTATTGGAAACTATAA